In Devosia sp. 1566, a single genomic region encodes these proteins:
- a CDS encoding response regulator transcription factor codes for MPKIALVDDDRNILTSVSLTLEAEGYQVATYTDGASGLEGLTTDKPDLAILDIKMPRMDGMELLRRLRQKSDVPVIFLTSKDEEIDELFGLKMGADDFITKPFSQRLLVERVKAILRRSAPRDPSAPAGAPGEAAPSKQLIERGSLVMDEERHTCTWKGQRVTLTVTEFLILQALALRPGVVKSRNALMDAAYDDQVYVDDRTIDSHIKRLRKKFKMVDDDFEMIETLYGVGYRFKEQ; via the coding sequence ATGCCCAAGATCGCCCTTGTGGATGACGACCGCAACATTCTCACTTCTGTGTCCCTGACCCTGGAAGCGGAAGGCTATCAGGTTGCAACCTACACAGACGGCGCCTCGGGGCTCGAGGGTCTAACCACCGACAAGCCCGATCTGGCGATCCTCGACATCAAGATGCCGCGTATGGACGGGATGGAGCTGCTGCGCCGGCTGCGCCAGAAGTCGGATGTGCCGGTTATTTTTCTGACCTCCAAGGATGAGGAGATCGACGAGTTGTTCGGGCTCAAGATGGGCGCCGACGATTTCATCACCAAGCCGTTCTCGCAGCGGTTGCTGGTTGAGCGCGTCAAAGCAATCCTGCGCCGCTCGGCCCCTCGCGATCCATCAGCGCCTGCCGGCGCTCCTGGGGAAGCGGCGCCGAGCAAGCAACTCATCGAGCGCGGCTCGCTGGTCATGGATGAGGAGCGCCATACCTGCACCTGGAAGGGCCAGCGGGTCACCCTTACGGTAACGGAGTTCCTGATCCTGCAGGCGCTCGCTCTGCGGCCAGGGGTGGTCAAGTCGCGCAACGCGCTGATGGATGCCGCCTATGACGACCAGGTTTATGTGGACGACCGCACCATCGACAGCCACATCAAGCGCCTGCGCAAGAAGTTCAAGATGGTCGACGACGACTTCGAGATGATCGAGACGCTTTACGGCGTCGGCTATCGCTTCAAGGAACAATAG
- a CDS encoding sensor histidine kinase — translation MLLTPLAKLARGFGHLLDLTIFSSLTRRIIALNLAGLLVLVVGILYLNQWRAGLIDARVQSLRVQGEIISAAIAASATVDSDVISVNPDRLLELQSGGVSPLSYFDPTLEFPISPERVAPLLRNLITPTGTRARIYDQGGLLILDSDNIYARGEVIRPPGEDSPSFFLWDWWNAILSWAPGDSFPQYQEYGIDEGRRYPEVASALQGAPADFVRVDDQNRLVVSVAVPVQRLRAIVGVLLLSTAPGDIDSIVSQERWSILRIAMIAAVVQIGLSLLLAGTIAGPMRRLSAAAERVQTAGDARAEIPDFTDRPDEIGHLSGALRRMTDALYNRIEAIERFAADVAHELKNPLTSLRSAVETLPLAKRAEDRERLNAIIQHDVRRLDRLISDISNASRLDAELARESAQLVDVDKLAQTMVSIQKDIAAARNVSVVLGKRTGRGSAVVNGHESRLAQVFANLIDNAVSFSPAGGTVTVALATSPEDVTVTVTDEGSGITGDVARIFQRFYTDRPDSDGFGNHSGLGLSISKQIIDAHKGTIRAENRKDRSGAVFTIVLPRARR, via the coding sequence TTGCTCCTGACGCCACTCGCCAAACTCGCCCGAGGCTTTGGCCACCTCCTTGATCTAACTATCTTCTCAAGCCTGACGCGACGCATCATCGCGCTGAATTTGGCAGGGCTGCTGGTTTTGGTGGTTGGCATTCTTTACCTGAACCAGTGGCGCGCCGGCCTGATCGACGCCCGGGTGCAATCGCTGCGTGTTCAGGGTGAAATCATCTCGGCCGCCATTGCCGCCTCTGCTACTGTGGATAGCGACGTTATTTCCGTGAATCCCGACCGACTGCTTGAGCTGCAGAGCGGTGGAGTATCGCCCCTTTCTTATTTCGATCCGACGCTGGAATTTCCAATCAGCCCCGAACGGGTCGCGCCCTTGTTGCGCAACTTGATTACGCCAACAGGCACGCGGGCCCGGATCTACGATCAGGGCGGCCTATTGATCCTGGACAGCGACAATATCTACGCTCGCGGCGAAGTGATCCGACCGCCCGGAGAGGACAGTCCGTCCTTTTTCCTTTGGGACTGGTGGAACGCAATTCTCTCCTGGGCGCCAGGCGACAGCTTTCCCCAGTATCAGGAATACGGGATCGATGAGGGCCGCCGGTACCCGGAGGTTGCCTCCGCACTGCAAGGCGCGCCGGCCGATTTCGTGCGGGTGGACGATCAGAACCGCCTGGTTGTGTCTGTCGCCGTGCCTGTGCAGCGCCTGCGGGCCATTGTTGGCGTGCTTCTTCTGTCCACGGCGCCAGGGGACATCGACTCCATCGTTTCCCAGGAACGCTGGAGTATTTTGCGCATCGCCATGATTGCGGCGGTAGTGCAGATCGGCTTGTCGTTGCTGTTGGCGGGGACCATCGCGGGGCCCATGCGGCGCTTGTCGGCCGCAGCCGAACGCGTGCAGACTGCTGGTGACGCGAGGGCAGAGATCCCCGACTTTACCGATCGCCCCGACGAGATTGGCCATCTGTCGGGAGCGCTGCGTCGCATGACGGATGCGCTTTACAACCGGATCGAAGCCATCGAGCGTTTCGCTGCCGATGTGGCCCATGAGTTGAAGAACCCGCTGACCTCGTTGCGCTCTGCGGTCGAGACCCTGCCGCTGGCCAAGCGGGCCGAGGATCGGGAGCGCCTCAACGCAATCATCCAGCACGATGTGCGCCGGCTGGACCGCTTGATCTCCGATATCTCCAATGCCAGCCGCCTTGATGCAGAACTGGCCCGCGAAAGCGCCCAACTGGTGGATGTGGACAAGCTCGCCCAAACCATGGTGAGCATCCAGAAGGACATTGCCGCTGCCCGGAACGTGTCTGTCGTTCTCGGTAAGCGCACCGGGCGTGGCTCGGCGGTGGTGAATGGCCATGAAAGTCGTTTGGCCCAGGTCTTTGCCAATTTGATCGACAACGCGGTTTCGTTCTCGCCTGCCGGCGGAACAGTCACTGTTGCTCTCGCCACAAGTCCCGAAGACGTTACAGTGACTGTCACCGACGAGGGCAGCGGCATCACCGGCGATGTCGCGCGAATCTTCCAGCGGTTCTACACCGATCGTCCGGACAGTGACGGCTTTGGCAACCATTCGGGGCTTGGGCTTTCGATTTCCAAGCAGATTATCGACGCCCACAAAGGGACGATCCGGGCTGAAAATCGGAAAGACCGGTCCGGCGCCGTGTTCACCATTGTCCTGCCCCGAGCCCGCAGATAG
- a CDS encoding HPr kinase/phosphatase C-terminal domain-containing protein encodes MNDAAVHVHATAVLLGQVGVLIRGASGSGKSLLALALLDYCHSLGVGAALVADDQVRLSRIGESLSMAAPELLAGLIELRFRGIVSRAYQSPIDLHLIVDLVPDPVRMPEADAFCTDLLGVPVARAPVPQGSLLDLGHQVLLVMEAVNTLGHPSGQNTT; translated from the coding sequence ATGAATGACGCTGCGGTTCATGTGCACGCCACGGCCGTGCTGCTGGGGCAGGTCGGTGTCCTGATCCGCGGAGCCTCGGGCTCGGGCAAGTCGCTGCTAGCCTTGGCTCTATTGGATTATTGCCACAGCCTGGGCGTGGGCGCCGCGCTGGTTGCCGATGATCAGGTTCGACTGAGCAGGATAGGCGAAAGCTTAAGCATGGCGGCGCCAGAGTTGCTCGCCGGCCTCATCGAGCTTCGCTTCCGGGGGATCGTCAGCCGCGCCTATCAAAGCCCCATCGACTTGCACCTCATTGTCGATCTTGTCCCCGACCCGGTGCGGATGCCGGAGGCCGACGCATTCTGCACCGATCTGCTTGGAGTGCCCGTCGCGAGGGCGCCTGTCCCGCAGGGCTCGTTGCTTGATCTGGGGCATCAGGTTCTGTTGGTGATGGAGGCCGTCAACACCCTCGGTCACCCTAGTGGGCAAAATACCACTTGA
- a CDS encoding PTS sugar transporter subunit IIA yields MIGMVLVTHGALANEFKSALEHVVGPQEFCQTIAIGPEDNMETRRNDILAAVDKADNGSGVIIFTDMFGGTPSNLAISVMQVRPVEVIAGVNLPMLVKIARVRADMPLNQAVNLAQEAGRKYINVATSILGAS; encoded by the coding sequence ATGATCGGTATGGTTCTGGTAACGCATGGCGCGCTTGCCAATGAGTTCAAGTCGGCCCTGGAGCATGTTGTCGGGCCGCAGGAGTTCTGCCAGACGATCGCGATCGGTCCTGAGGACAACATGGAGACGCGGCGCAACGACATTCTCGCCGCCGTGGACAAGGCCGATAACGGCTCGGGCGTCATCATCTTCACCGACATGTTCGGGGGCACGCCATCAAACCTAGCCATTTCCGTGATGCAGGTGCGGCCGGTGGAGGTGATCGCTGGCGTTAATCTGCCGATGCTGGTCAAAATCGCTCGGGTGCGGGCGGATATGCCACTCAACCAGGCCGTCAATCTCGCCCAGGAAGCCGGGCGTAAATATATCAATGTAGCGACCAGCATTCTGGGTGCGAGCTAA
- a CDS encoding HPr family phosphocarrier protein, translating into MDSAATGGRAVAQQLTIVNRKGLHARASARFVRTAECFDAAISVVKDGVTVAGNSIMGLMMLGAGPGSTILVQASGKQAREALEAIVELVNNGFDEDSDGAP; encoded by the coding sequence ATGGATTCTGCAGCAACGGGTGGGCGCGCTGTAGCTCAGCAACTCACCATCGTGAACCGCAAGGGCCTGCATGCGCGAGCCTCGGCGCGCTTCGTGCGGACCGCGGAGTGTTTCGACGCGGCCATCAGCGTCGTCAAGGACGGCGTCACGGTCGCAGGGAATTCGATCATGGGCCTCATGATGCTGGGCGCAGGACCGGGATCGACCATTCTGGTGCAGGCCAGCGGCAAGCAGGCCCGCGAAGCGTTGGAAGCCATTGTGGAACTGGTCAACAACGGCTTTGACGAGGATAGTGACGGCGCTCCCTGA
- a CDS encoding DUF2937 family protein, with product MRHLIAGVGGLALAALMSQFPEYAQQYTQRLGGAVDELRIIVEDFDRAASTAGLDRQAAIARYTASNDEFLAGRGISMVATFTRYEQMQATLNRVAGAGPIERLQLLPAYVDTDIGRRTIEHYKPAVPLTLEGLLYAGAGFLLGFALMSAVYRLLALPWRWHRHRLAARGI from the coding sequence ATGCGGCACCTGATAGCCGGAGTGGGCGGGCTCGCTTTGGCCGCCCTTATGAGTCAGTTTCCTGAATACGCGCAGCAGTACACGCAGCGGCTGGGCGGCGCCGTGGACGAGTTGCGCATCATCGTCGAAGATTTTGATCGCGCCGCTTCAACGGCTGGGCTGGACCGTCAAGCGGCAATTGCCCGCTATACGGCATCCAATGATGAGTTTCTCGCCGGCCGCGGCATCAGCATGGTCGCCACTTTCACGCGCTATGAGCAAATGCAGGCCACCCTGAACCGTGTTGCGGGTGCCGGACCAATCGAGCGGCTGCAGCTGTTGCCTGCCTATGTGGACACCGATATCGGTCGCCGGACCATCGAGCATTACAAGCCAGCAGTGCCGCTGACGCTTGAGGGGTTGCTTTATGCTGGTGCCGGCTTCCTGCTGGGCTTTGCGCTAATGTCAGCCGTTTATCGGCTGCTGGCTCTGCCCTGGCGCTGGCACCGACATCGACTCGCAGCCCGCGGGATATAA